The Culex pipiens pallens isolate TS chromosome 2, TS_CPP_V2, whole genome shotgun sequence DNA window CACGAAAAGCATGGAGTTTCTTCGAAGTTCGACGAAAATGAGGAGTTTTGCGTGAAATTGCTTTGCGTTTTTTCTCATTCGGGCTTGTTTTGCGTGACAGGTGGTGCGGTTGTTTTCGTTTTTCACCGTTCCGTAGCGTGGTTGCGTGAAAGTTTCCTTGCAACTTGTATGCAATATTGATTGTGTGTGTTGCAAGCCAGTGGTGCCAGAGGTTTCAGAATTAAAATTAATTgtaatctgatttaaaaaaaatgaattaatgaGGTTTGTGCACATGGACATGGACGTAAATATGGATGCGCATACGGATCAACATATGTCATATATAGAATATATTTTAAGTGACCACCTCGTGGGTTTGTGTGAGTTTCGGAAAAAGTTGTGCATCTGGATTAGAGCGCATTTCTcgttcattgtttttttttttatgaaatcgtTGGTTTCGCGCGacacgttgtttttttttcgcgagtgTTGGTTATGTAAAGGGCGCAGAGGTGAAAACGTACAAAGATGTCTGCTATAAACTGGCGCTAAAGCACCGAACGTCATCATCATCCCTCGGAAAAAGGGTCACTGTAATCATCCAAAATCAGCAGTGTAGTGTCTTGATTCAGATAACATCCTCTTCAAGAAGCCTAGATATTGCTCTCTCAAATATTTTACTATTTCTtcttaccttttttttaatatttctttcaCTCTCTTCTGATAATGTTTCTACCTAAATCCTCATTCTGTTGTACTTAGTTTTGCCCACGATAGGTCTCAACCTTTTTTTAATCCTTTACCTTTTTCTTAGCGCTGTCGATTTACTTAGACCGACAGTCTTTttctttgaacaaatctttTCTATTTCGCATCAGTACTATTACTGTCCACTCTACCTATTTAATAAtcacatacaaattttaaatgtttcagcTGGGTATTAAGGTAATTTattatatgattttaaatgataAATTGACATTATATTCAAACTATATATTACACTTAACACACCCTACACAATACCTATGCAACTATcaatcggagcgtttggtacggtatgtccacgcatccttcctcccctgtagattctgtgaaatgtgatccgttctcagaatcctctctgcggtaaacacaacgcagtagggctggccgctttaatttttgtaatacattttcgggtgttctcggatgtactgcaattattaataatgacaagaaaagtgcttggggcgtaatcttatcacaagactttccagcatgctttcatcggactggctgcgtttgtgttagattagattagattagattagactaaCCAATCTGATCTGTCCGCgagaaatctaaattttaattttccccAAACATGCTCCCAATCAACTCAGCAAAACTCCGGCATCCAACTGATCCACCCTCAACCGGGATTCAGTGAACCATTCGGGATGTTTTGTGACCAGGAGTACGAGGGCGGAGGCTGGATCGTGATTCAGAATCGTTTCAATGGATCGGTCCATTTCTATCGTGATTGGAACGATTACGAGCGTGGATTCGGCAACCTGAACGGTGAATTTTGGTTAGGTTTGAGCAAGATCCACGAGCTGACCTATTCGAGACGGTACGAGTTGCTCGTGCTTTTGGAGGATTGGGAAGGGGTTCAAGCGGTGGCACGGTACAGTGACTTTCTGGTGGCAGGACCTAAGGAAAAATACATGCTTAGAAGCTTGGGCAACTATAGTGGCAGTGCTGGGGATTCACTCATGGAGTATCACCTGGGTATGAAATTCTCTACATTCGATAACAATAACGATCTTTCTCCGGATGGCAATTGTGCCATTGGTTGGTATGGTGCATGGTGGTACAGGCTGTGTCATCGCAGGCAAGTAGAAGCCTTTAAATACAGTGCCATCCCGGTTTTGGCAACAAGACTTTTGGACACATTTCAACTCGTCAAAAAATGACTGATAAATGAGACTAACTTCATTTTTGTTCTTAATTGTTGATCGAAATCCAATCGAAAACATCacataaaaatgatttattttaaaatctacGTTGATTTTTGGCAGGGAGAAATGTTTGAAACATCGGTGTTAGATGGCACTGTACATAAACTACCAAAAATTTGATAGCTTCGATGCTAATGTTAAATTTGTGAacgaaacataattaaaattatttccagCAACTTGAACGGAAAGTACATGCAAGGCTTCGATCGTGCAGGAATGGATTGGAGAACTTTTAGACCTAACGGATATAGTCTGAGGAAGTCTAGAATGATGATCCGTGCAGTAGATTGAATtgtgttaaaaatatttgtaatataATATGTTTAATTGATTATGCTAAATTGAtctaaaattaaagttttcattTCGTTATTGATCCATTTACTGATAataaattttaaggtttttgtgATGATAAAATCAAGCGTCCtgtatgcatattttttttaactattataAGATTGTAGCccgccccctcccccctctccatctaaattggttgaaaaatcagACGGCAAAAAAATTAGTTCaaggaatttcaaatttttaatggaaatttaagtgcaatctgctgaaaaaaatattaaaaatgcattcctctgctattagaatcattttgagcatgttcGGAAGATTTGttatactttttattttatataaaattaacaattttcatCGCAATTTTTTGAACGCTAATTGAAAAAAGCTTTATTTTAATATAATACACGGGCAATGTGTGAATTACTTCATtacatgtatgaaaaaaaaaacttaaaacaaatgtCCAGGATTGGAACAGGCATGAGCAGAGTTTTGGAAATTTCCGattcttccgcaaagttgtatgtattggttaaaaaaatagttaccctctaaaaaaataactcatttttgATCTAACTTACCAACACTAATAGATGAATTCTTAAGAtacttaattttatattttcgaattttttaacatgttttgaaGCACAAAAAAGAATGGACAACAGCTTGCcaccaaattaattttttttgcataaatattgtttaaaaaaatatttcaggcaAACTTGATtttgctatttattttttttttttttcaaaaaaatagtgagGTCGGTGATCGGTGCCCCGATTGACGAATttcaaatatgtcaaaattgagaccaaaaattgTCTTCTTGTTGGCAtacagagcaaaaactaacgttgtaaaatgtttgttatagaaaaatcttaaaactatcaaaaaactGCGATAtattccatgaaattacctaacttttgacctatggaaaAATAGATGTTGGAGGCTGTAGCAAAAAGATattatggttttaaaaatattaatttttaacagtaatttgtgaAAGCTATGAGAAACAGTCCAACCAATCTCGGATGTTTAtgtcacattttgaagggctttaaaagacttttcaaatgcatctaagagagttaaaattgatgaaatattatgaaaatgcgagcaattttaagattcaaacttcaatgctcgttttaccccacttccataagtcgtagagggctcatatttggcatgagttcatctcatctatagacaaacaaacgctgaaaatttTATCCGAATTGGAGCACGACctctaaatgtttcaaaatgccagaataaaaaaaaatgttcgtaatttgatttattcaaaaaacaatatttcatcaaaaatcataGGCAACCTATCACCTATCGAtcgaaaaataattcaatttagtTTAATGAATTATTCATTCCACTGAtacaaatatttacaaatttccggttttcgcgGAGAATTGCTTCCAGCTAAATTTAGaagatttatatttaaaattaatcgaattaaaaaacaaatttattttttattttcttgatttgtgaaaaaatcaaaataacattATGTCATAACAACGAATTCGCCTTTTCTGTTTGTAGCCTGCTTCCCCCTATTATGGTAGGCAAAACGAAAAACTTGTACTGGTTGCCTACATTTTGGCGCTATCAATTCaacgaattcaaaaacttatatttCAGAATCTAGACGCTTGGATGCATAAGTTAAAATCATGCTCTTGAAATGTATGTCATGATGTAGTTGTATgacccaaacacacacacacacacacacacaagtatttcaatttcaaaacatgacTCATGACGATGTGAtattacagaaataaaaaaaaacgaccaacattttatttaaattaattctaTATTTACCACCTAAAATTACTCTAACCAAACAGACTCATTCTCAGCTACGCCTTCTTCTCCGCCGTTTCCCCCGTTTGCGCAGCTTCCGTTCCAGCCTCGACGCTGACGCCCTTGGTCGAACTTTCCTCAACCGTCTTCGCTGCAGAATCCACCTCCTTGACGTTCATCTCCGGACTCGCCGCGGCGTTCATCGCCACCGAGTTCATCATCGCGTTCATCCCTCCGTCCATCATGCTCGCAGCAATCCCAGCAACCATGTTCGCCTTCAGGAACTCGTCCATGCGCTTGTGCAGCTGGGCAATCTCCTCCGCTGACTTTTCGTTGCTTTGCTTTAGTTTCGCTTCCAGTGCGGCGTTTTCCTTCCTAAGCTGGTCGACGAGCTTGTCGGTTAGGAGTGCGGCTTGGTTGTTGGACTGTGTTGCCGTTTTGGTCATCTGTTGTGCCGTTTGCATTTGGAGTTGCTGCATCGAGTTCCGCATGGCTTCGTTTTCGCGCTGGAGTTGCTTGACGGACTTTTCCAGGTTTTCGTTCCACCGCTTTAGGTCGAGGTTTTGATCTTGCAGGATGGCTAGCGACTTCTCGAGGCCTTCGTTCTCTTCGTGCAGTTGCTGGAATGCTACGGAGAAGTTCTCCGTCGTTACGTTCAGCAGCATGTGCAGGTTGT harbors:
- the LOC120422658 gene encoding microfibril-associated glycoprotein 4-like, with protein sequence MCRKQKEGDGTFKLGSQSLFRVNKKMEEDGIINSRNTNQSDLSARNLNFNFPQTCSQSTQQNSGIQLIHPQPGFSEPFGMFCDQEYEGGGWIVIQNRFNGSVHFYRDWNDYERGFGNLNGEFWLGLSKIHELTYSRRYELLVLLEDWEGVQAVARYSDFLVAGPKEKYMLRSLGNYSGSAGDSLMEYHLGMKFSTFDNNNDLSPDGNCAIGWYGAWWYRLCHRSNLNGKYMQGFDRAGMDWRTFRPNGYSLRKSRMMIRAVD